In Candidatus Ozemobacteraceae bacterium, one DNA window encodes the following:
- a CDS encoding cyclic nucleotide-binding domain-containing protein: MLENVTLFSELSAEEVKELESMICREEVRRGDVIFQEGDATRDLFIVHSGEVEISVRDLAGTPKLISTFGENEFFGEMSLLDRKATRSATARATRNTVLLKLPAARLEPLLDAQTPLSRSIHGKILHALSRRLRDITQRAAGLIKAPEAALGRIVSIVSARSGCGKTTLATNLAYLLARETGKRVLFIDLDRHYGDGSFLMGGYSQKSVATLCRALRGASLSTEELMMHFTPLVERLWILPALSNILEAEEMRVEDLVGMVHTCQKLFDYLILDTDEGLSETVLNAMEIAERTIFLLDSRDILSVKNTVRFFQALSGLRFPENKITVISNKAREDYRPETVPTTRFRISGILPEVQDSSRQEGKTLYQVNPQHRFCEAVRNLVRTLLQETASVAAPAAGFLNRLAAPQPMGSGTSAVPAVPDSGKNNGTSIDSIQRETISGLIHGIKLLLEKGLLTEAEAEARQLLHFCRDSSELYQVLGEILLCRGVAEEALLVLRKAAETDPSNGMAIGLVGSITGEKNLILKGIGLLQERLKGCPNFPDLINDLGRLHFFAGQFAEAKKAFRQALDINPNFREGRINLAIACGEDGNPTGGLEVLAPLQDRGVRGHYLAGCFHQLLGNFPEAFSEFKKAAAHLAEYHDLQDRLESMSAYFRKLENLVEMHRRYLDRHPGFPDLHVRLADLFVQMGETENAICSLKEALRLKPDYPEAKAKLSRLTAPPASAKPGLTAVDSSKNRPGKHSEPFQKGAAGIR; the protein is encoded by the coding sequence ATGCTGGAAAACGTCACTCTGTTCAGCGAGCTTTCCGCCGAAGAGGTGAAAGAACTCGAATCCATGATATGTCGCGAGGAAGTGCGGCGCGGCGACGTCATTTTTCAAGAGGGCGATGCTACCCGCGACCTGTTCATCGTCCATTCGGGCGAGGTGGAAATCAGCGTCCGCGACTTGGCGGGAACGCCCAAGCTCATCTCGACCTTCGGCGAGAACGAATTCTTCGGGGAGATGTCCCTCCTCGATCGCAAAGCCACACGATCCGCCACGGCGCGCGCGACCCGCAACACGGTCCTGCTCAAGCTTCCTGCCGCCCGCCTCGAGCCTCTGCTTGATGCGCAGACGCCGCTCAGCCGCAGCATCCACGGCAAGATCCTGCACGCCCTGAGCCGCCGGCTCCGCGACATCACGCAGCGGGCCGCCGGTCTCATCAAGGCTCCCGAGGCGGCCCTGGGCCGTATCGTCTCGATCGTCTCGGCCCGCAGCGGGTGCGGCAAGACCACGCTGGCGACCAACCTGGCGTATCTTCTGGCCCGCGAGACGGGAAAGCGCGTCCTGTTCATCGACCTCGACCGGCACTACGGCGACGGCAGCTTCCTGATGGGCGGCTACAGCCAGAAATCCGTCGCGACGCTCTGCCGTGCGCTCCGTGGGGCTTCCCTCTCGACCGAGGAGTTGATGATGCATTTCACGCCCCTCGTCGAGCGCCTCTGGATCCTTCCCGCGCTCAGCAACATTCTCGAAGCTGAGGAGATGCGCGTCGAGGATCTCGTAGGCATGGTGCATACCTGCCAGAAGCTGTTCGACTATCTCATTCTCGATACCGACGAGGGGCTGAGCGAGACGGTGCTGAACGCGATGGAGATCGCGGAGCGGACGATCTTTCTGCTCGATTCCCGCGATATTCTCAGCGTCAAGAACACGGTGCGCTTCTTCCAGGCCCTGAGCGGCCTGAGGTTCCCGGAAAACAAGATCACGGTCATATCGAACAAGGCCCGCGAGGATTACCGGCCCGAGACGGTGCCCACGACGCGCTTCCGTATCTCCGGTATCCTTCCCGAAGTCCAGGATTCGTCCCGCCAGGAGGGAAAAACCCTCTACCAGGTCAATCCCCAGCACCGATTCTGCGAAGCCGTTCGGAACCTGGTTCGGACCCTGCTCCAGGAGACGGCTTCGGTTGCCGCACCCGCGGCCGGCTTCCTGAACCGACTGGCGGCGCCGCAACCCATGGGAAGCGGAACTTCCGCCGTCCCGGCAGTTCCTGACTCGGGCAAAAACAACGGAACTTCGATCGACAGCATCCAGCGGGAGACGATCTCCGGACTTATCCACGGCATCAAGCTTCTGCTCGAGAAAGGCCTGCTGACCGAAGCCGAGGCTGAAGCACGCCAGTTGCTTCACTTCTGCCGCGATTCCAGCGAGTTGTATCAGGTCCTCGGCGAGATTCTTCTCTGCCGCGGCGTCGCCGAAGAGGCGCTTCTGGTGCTGCGCAAGGCTGCGGAAACCGATCCGTCCAACGGCATGGCCATCGGCCTCGTCGGGTCGATCACCGGCGAGAAGAACCTCATTCTCAAAGGCATCGGCCTCCTCCAGGAGCGGCTCAAGGGCTGCCCCAACTTTCCCGATCTGATCAACGATCTCGGCAGGCTCCATTTCTTCGCGGGCCAGTTCGCCGAGGCCAAGAAAGCCTTCCGGCAAGCCCTGGATATCAATCCCAACTTCCGGGAAGGGCGGATCAACCTCGCGATCGCCTGCGGCGAAGACGGAAATCCCACCGGCGGCCTCGAGGTGCTGGCCCCGCTCCAGGACCGCGGCGTGCGCGGCCATTACCTCGCAGGGTGTTTTCACCAGCTTCTCGGCAATTTTCCCGAGGCGTTCAGCGAGTTCAAGAAGGCCGCCGCGCACCTGGCCGAGTATCACGATCTCCAGGATCGTCTCGAAAGCATGAGCGCCTATTTCCGGAAACTGGAAAACCTCGTCGAGATGCACCGGCGCTACCTCGACCGGCATCCCGGCTTCCCGGACCTCCACGTGCGCCTCGCCGACCTGTTCGTCCAGATGGGCGAAACCGAGAACGCGATTTGCTCGCTGAAAGAGGCCCTGCGTCTCAAACCCGACTATCCCGAAGCGAAAGCGAAGCTGTCCCGCCTCACGGCGCCACCCGCCTCCGCCAAACCCGGGTTGACAGCCGTCGATTCGTCGAAAAACCGTCCCGGGAAGCATTCGGAGCCATTCCAGAAAGGCGCCGCCGGAATCCGCTGA
- the pepF gene encoding oligoendopeptidase F, with the protein MKKHLAYFFLPMLAVNVLAAPGLHATERAEVPQNLTWNTADLYATEDAWAEKAKDIAARIPKLADFQGKMGADATAFYTALDTIMALDLDLVRLMTYASMRSDEDTRAGKPREMEQTSSDLAVKFTAAVSFMRPEILELGEKKVMGFVQAEPKLRPYKPWLEDILRYAPHTLSKAEEKVAAQANMMAEGPGSAYSIFTNADMPYPEVVLSDGKRVRLDASAYTNYRASSNRDDRMKVFRNFWGKYKKFERTLGTTLSGHVKTHLFTKEIRKYNSCLEAALFDANVPVAVYKQLIADVHANLPTLHRYLKLRKRIMGVDQLGYEDLYAPIVKEVDLKYTPEEAMKLVLEAVEPLGKEYVDAVRTGYENRWIDFIPTTGKKSGAYSTGVFGVHPYQLQNFTGLYEEVSTLAHEFGHSIHTYLSDKNQPYATHDYKTFVAEVASTLNENLLLNLMLRKTTDKATRLFLLGSHLDGLRTTLFRQTLFAEFEMLIHEMAEKGEPLTGEKLTELYLKLLKEYYGHDKGVCNIKDLYGIEWAYIPHFYYNFYVYQYATSITASSMIAANIRSEKTADAARTAYLKMLSSGSSKYPIDLLKEAGVDMTTSEPFNAAIKEMNTVMDEMEKLLEEK; encoded by the coding sequence ATGAAGAAGCATCTGGCGTATTTTTTCCTGCCCATGCTGGCCGTGAACGTGCTGGCGGCTCCCGGGCTCCATGCGACCGAGCGCGCGGAAGTGCCGCAAAACCTCACGTGGAACACCGCTGACCTGTATGCCACCGAGGACGCGTGGGCCGAGAAGGCGAAGGACATCGCCGCGCGCATTCCGAAGCTGGCCGATTTCCAGGGGAAGATGGGCGCGGATGCCACGGCATTCTATACCGCCCTCGATACCATCATGGCCCTCGACCTCGACCTCGTCCGGCTGATGACCTACGCCAGCATGAGAAGCGACGAAGACACCCGCGCCGGCAAGCCCCGCGAGATGGAACAGACCTCGAGCGACCTCGCCGTGAAGTTCACCGCCGCCGTCTCCTTCATGCGCCCCGAGATTCTCGAACTGGGCGAAAAGAAGGTCATGGGGTTCGTTCAGGCCGAGCCGAAGCTCCGGCCCTACAAACCCTGGCTGGAAGATATCCTGCGCTATGCCCCGCACACCCTCTCGAAGGCCGAAGAGAAAGTGGCTGCCCAGGCGAACATGATGGCCGAAGGCCCCGGCAGCGCCTACAGCATCTTCACCAACGCCGACATGCCGTATCCCGAAGTGGTTCTTTCCGACGGCAAGCGGGTGAGGCTCGACGCGTCGGCCTACACCAACTATCGCGCCTCCTCCAACCGCGATGACCGCATGAAAGTGTTCCGGAACTTCTGGGGAAAATACAAGAAGTTCGAGCGCACGCTCGGCACGACCCTCAGCGGCCACGTCAAGACCCACCTGTTCACCAAAGAGATCCGCAAATACAACAGCTGTCTCGAAGCGGCCCTGTTCGACGCGAACGTGCCGGTTGCCGTCTACAAGCAGCTGATCGCCGACGTTCACGCGAACCTGCCGACCCTGCATCGATATCTCAAGCTGCGCAAGCGCATCATGGGCGTCGACCAGCTCGGCTACGAAGACCTCTACGCCCCGATCGTGAAGGAAGTCGACCTGAAATACACCCCGGAAGAAGCGATGAAGCTCGTTCTCGAGGCCGTCGAACCGCTCGGCAAGGAATACGTCGACGCCGTCAGAACCGGCTACGAAAACCGCTGGATCGACTTCATTCCGACCACCGGCAAGAAGTCCGGCGCCTACAGCACGGGCGTGTTCGGCGTCCATCCCTATCAGCTCCAGAACTTCACCGGGCTGTATGAGGAAGTCTCGACGCTGGCCCACGAGTTCGGCCACTCGATCCACACCTACCTGTCCGACAAGAACCAGCCGTATGCGACCCACGACTACAAGACCTTCGTCGCGGAAGTCGCCTCGACGCTGAACGAGAACCTGCTCCTCAACCTGATGCTCAGGAAAACCACCGACAAGGCCACCCGGCTGTTCCTGCTGGGAAGCCACCTCGACGGCCTGCGCACGACGCTGTTCCGCCAGACGCTGTTCGCCGAGTTCGAGATGCTCATCCACGAGATGGCCGAGAAGGGCGAGCCGCTCACCGGCGAGAAGCTGACCGAGCTGTATCTCAAGCTCCTGAAGGAATACTACGGGCACGACAAGGGCGTGTGCAACATCAAGGACCTGTACGGCATCGAGTGGGCCTACATCCCTCACTTCTACTACAACTTCTACGTGTACCAGTATGCGACGAGCATCACCGCCTCCTCCATGATCGCCGCGAACATCCGCTCGGAAAAGACCGCCGATGCGGCTCGCACAGCATATCTGAAGATGCTTTCCTCCGGCTCGTCGAAATACCCGATCGACCTGCTGAAGGAGGCCGGCGTCGACATGACCACCTCCGAGCCGTTCAACGCGGCCATCAAGGAGATGAACACCGTCATGGACGAGATGGAGAAGCTTCTCGAAGAGAAGTAA
- a CDS encoding WD40 repeat domain-containing protein has protein sequence MDRVLDLLAENGAQAAKTWLAEALGRLPGDASLEALQRVLDREATALAGWKPADEPSFALQQIRNRAVACGFADLAAEAERRFEAAGLAWFEDLLASVPDNPALVRRLPGGTGERQPPLTSDGRATINRPPGLVEIRDVRTGALITSRAAGNGRLLAGSGGCVLIEESDRKNFRLRNLANDQLVANIARPEISRFVFSRDGWMFSFGTQTSTGFDGEYFSSFDVEVWDVRQGRAVWAIKGSDERSGGLTALAISPDNRHAAVIGCSNLYLRRITDEATIGTWPSASILHSDLAFTPDGRHLVMNDRKAIRVISVESGNMRSIDAGGEYIQVMALSSDGTRIAGTGGGRLRLWNLADGRQLWEQRIPDQFNQPVWFLSEAGPLAVSVSTGRLALFDMADGKSLCCFDAHPGSIDSVAASPDGRHLVTSGAGEVKVWNMALLVSAGAPPKSAFEAFRVLVSPDGNRAVLQSKTGVNVVRLDNIPYSILWESASIPSFNGASLSPDGGWLLCSSSDGTARRYPVDGGEPAMRPEFGWRLSSLAWSPCGTWIVAVLDSGAFIEIRKADPGPGIATDEEPWRLEFGKYERMRDVAFSRDGSLLAVLDEKNVQVLVPAERRIAATVRCSADRVAISDDGFLLTTKAHHFGVQVWNWSTGERLAEGRAEGYNGAALSPDGVWAVTGSDRLKVEARLPGQALIETIGEIAGTVEDTVERQRLGAVFVPDGRHALTVMGEAGLGLWRLPDCRLIARFRGFEPFSCLASSRDGRTVVANDKRLRAWFLRLRGPLPPNNQSV, from the coding sequence TTGGATCGAGTCCTGGATCTTCTGGCGGAAAACGGGGCTCAGGCGGCCAAAACGTGGCTCGCCGAGGCCCTCGGACGATTGCCCGGCGACGCCAGCCTCGAGGCGCTTCAGCGGGTTCTCGACCGGGAGGCGACCGCGCTGGCCGGCTGGAAACCGGCCGACGAGCCCTCGTTCGCCCTGCAGCAGATCCGCAATCGGGCCGTCGCGTGCGGTTTCGCCGACCTCGCGGCTGAAGCCGAACGACGGTTCGAGGCCGCCGGCCTGGCGTGGTTCGAAGACCTCCTCGCATCCGTTCCCGACAATCCCGCCCTGGTCAGAAGGCTCCCGGGCGGCACGGGAGAGCGCCAGCCGCCCCTGACGTCGGACGGACGGGCCACGATCAACCGCCCGCCGGGCCTGGTCGAGATACGCGATGTCCGGACCGGCGCCCTGATCACAAGCCGCGCGGCCGGAAACGGCAGGCTTCTCGCCGGCTCCGGAGGCTGCGTCCTGATCGAAGAGAGCGACAGAAAGAACTTCCGGCTCCGAAATCTCGCGAATGACCAGCTCGTGGCGAACATCGCACGTCCCGAGATCAGCCGGTTCGTCTTCAGCCGCGACGGCTGGATGTTCTCCTTCGGCACGCAGACCTCCACCGGCTTCGACGGGGAGTATTTCTCCTCGTTCGACGTCGAGGTCTGGGATGTCAGACAGGGCCGGGCCGTCTGGGCGATCAAGGGCTCCGACGAACGTTCCGGCGGCCTGACCGCGCTCGCCATCAGCCCCGACAACCGACACGCGGCCGTCATCGGCTGTTCAAACCTGTATCTGCGCCGGATCACGGACGAGGCGACGATCGGCACCTGGCCCTCGGCGTCGATTCTGCACTCCGACCTCGCCTTCACGCCGGACGGCCGTCACCTCGTGATGAACGACCGGAAGGCGATCCGGGTGATATCCGTGGAGAGCGGGAACATGCGTTCGATCGACGCAGGCGGGGAGTACATCCAGGTCATGGCGCTCTCATCAGACGGAACGCGCATCGCCGGAACGGGCGGCGGCCGCCTTCGCCTCTGGAACCTCGCTGACGGCCGTCAACTCTGGGAACAGAGGATTCCCGACCAGTTCAACCAGCCCGTCTGGTTCCTTTCGGAAGCCGGCCCGCTTGCCGTTTCCGTCTCGACCGGCCGCCTCGCTCTCTTCGACATGGCTGACGGGAAGAGCCTCTGCTGTTTCGACGCGCACCCCGGCAGCATCGACTCCGTCGCGGCCTCTCCGGACGGCCGGCATCTCGTCACCTCCGGAGCGGGCGAGGTGAAGGTCTGGAACATGGCCCTGCTCGTCTCGGCCGGCGCGCCTCCGAAATCCGCTTTCGAAGCCTTCAGAGTGCTGGTCTCCCCCGACGGGAACCGGGCGGTGCTCCAATCGAAGACCGGCGTGAACGTCGTCCGGCTCGACAATATTCCATATTCTATACTATGGGAATCAGCGTCCATTCCGTCATTCAACGGCGCTTCGCTGAGCCCCGACGGCGGATGGCTGCTCTGCAGTTCATCCGATGGGACGGCCCGGCGGTATCCCGTTGACGGCGGGGAGCCGGCCATGCGGCCGGAGTTCGGGTGGCGCCTGAGTTCCCTCGCCTGGAGCCCCTGCGGCACCTGGATCGTCGCCGTCCTCGACTCGGGAGCATTCATCGAAATCCGGAAAGCCGACCCCGGGCCGGGGATCGCGACCGACGAAGAGCCCTGGCGCCTGGAGTTCGGGAAGTATGAGCGGATGCGGGACGTCGCGTTCAGCCGGGACGGGTCTCTCCTGGCCGTCCTCGACGAAAAGAACGTGCAGGTCCTCGTTCCTGCCGAACGGCGCATCGCCGCAACCGTTCGCTGTTCCGCCGACAGGGTGGCCATCTCCGACGACGGATTTCTGCTCACAACCAAGGCGCACCATTTCGGCGTCCAGGTGTGGAACTGGTCCACGGGCGAACGCCTTGCCGAAGGCCGCGCGGAAGGCTATAACGGGGCGGCCCTGAGCCCCGACGGAGTCTGGGCGGTCACCGGAAGCGACCGGCTGAAGGTCGAGGCGCGTCTTCCCGGCCAGGCGCTGATCGAGACGATCGGCGAGATCGCCGGCACCGTGGAGGACACGGTCGAGCGCCAGCGACTCGGCGCGGTGTTCGTTCCGGACGGCCGCCACGCCCTCACGGTCATGGGCGAAGCCGGTCTCGGCCTCTGGCGCCTCCCCGACTGCCGCCTCATCGCCCGCTTCCGCGGCTTCGAACCGTTCTCCTGCCTGGCCTCGAGCCGCGACGGCCGCACCGTCGTCGCGAACGACAAGCGACTTCGCGCCTGGTTTCTCCGCCTTCGCGGCCCCCTTCCCCCGAACAACCAGAGCGTGTGA